The Oryzihumus leptocrescens sequence GCCGAGCAGGCCCGTCGGCACGGCTGGACCGTCGCCCTTCGGGCGGTCGGCGCCACCCCGGCGACCCTCGCGACGCTGCCGCTGCTCGACCCCGAGGTCGTGCGACTCGACGCGAGCGTCCTGCACAGCCGCGACCTGCGCCACCAGGCCGACGTGCTCCACGCGGTCCGGGCGCACACCGCCGCGACCGGCAGCCTGGTGCTGGCTGAGGGCGTCACCACCCCGGCCGACGAGGGCACGGTGCGGATGCTCGGCGCCCACCTGGCGGCCGGCCCGCTCTACGACCCGCACGGGGAGCGCGCCGGGGCCCGGGGCGGGCTGACCGCGATGCTCGGCGGCCGGGCCGCCGCCCTGCTGGAGACCCACGACAGCCCCTACACCCTGGTCACCCGCAAGCACTCCCCGCGCATGGCGGACAAGCGCTTCCTGGTCGAGCTGAGCAAGACGCTGGAGGCCCAGGCGCTGGACGCCGACGGCGCCGCCATCGTGCTGTCCTCCTTCCAGGACGTGCGCCACCTCACCCCCTCCACGATCGGCCGCTACGAGCAGCTTTCCCGCACCGGGTCGCTGGTGGCCATGCTCGGCACCGGGGTCGACACCCCGCCGGTGGCCGGCGCGCGGCACGCCCCGCTCGACCCCGCCGACCCGCTGCAGCGGGAGTGGACGCTGGTCGTCATCACGCCGACCTGGGCGACCCTGCTCACGGCGCACGACTTCGGCGACACCGGACGACCCGAGGGCGACCGGCGGTTCAACTTCGTCCTCACCCACGACCGCGACCTCGCCGTGGCCGCGTCGCGCAGCCTGCTGTCGCGGGTCTGGGAGGGCCACCAGGACCCGCGGCCGCGCCGGGTCGGCCGCCGGCGGCGGATGGTCTCCTGACCCCCGCCCGGCATGCCGTCGTCCCGCGCACGGGTTCGGGCGATAGCCTCCGAACGTGTACTTCACCGACCGGGGCATCGAGGAGCTGGCGCAGCGACGGGGCGAGGAGGAGGTCAGCCTGGAGTGGCTGGCCGACCAGCTGCGGACGTTCGTCGACCTGAACCCCGAGTTCGAGACCCCCATCGAGCGCTTTGCCACCTGGCTGGCGCGGCTCGACGACGACGAGGACTGAGCAGCGTGAGCTTTGTGGACCACTTCGCCGACGAGGACGTGCACGACATCCCGACCGAGTTCGCCCCCACCACCGAGTTCCACGTGCCCGAGGGCCCGCGTGACATCGGGATGGTGTTCATCGGCGACTCCTACGTCGCCGGCTACGGCGACCCCAAGGGCCTGGGCTGGGTGTCCCGGGTCGTGGGCCGCACCTCGCACCCGGACGTGGACCTCACGGCATACAACCTGGGCGTGCGCGGCGACGCCTCCACGGACGTCCTGGCCCGCTGGGGTGCGGAGTGCCGTCCGCGCTGGACCGAGCGCGCGGAGCGCCGGCTGGTCATCGGGGTCGGCGCCAACGACGCGCGCAACGGCATGACGACCGCCCGCCTTCGGCTGTCCCTCGCCAACATCCTCGACGACGCCTCGGCTGCGGGCATCGCGACGTTCGTGGTCGGGCCGCCGCCCACGCTGGACCAGGACTTCAACGAGCGGCTCGAGGTCGTCGTCGAGGCCCAGGCCGACGTGTGCTCGCGCCGCTCGGTCCCCTACGTCGACTGCTTCCACCCCCTGCTGGGGCACGAGCAGTGGCAGGCCGACCTCTCGGCCGGCGACGGCTGGCACCCCGGGCAGGCCGGCTACGGCCTGATCGCCTGGCTGGTGCTGCACGGCGGCTGGGCCCGCTGGCTCCTCATCGAGGACTGACCTGACCATCGCGCACCACCGCGCGAACCACAACCAGCCACCTCGCCGAACTGGACGTTGCTGCCCCTTCACCGCGCGTGAAGGGGCAGCAACGTCCAGTTCGGCGTCTGCGGGCGGAGGCGCCCCCGTGGCGAGGTTCCGCGACACCCTTGCACTCGCGATACATCGCGATATAACGTGTCGCCACAAGACGCGATATAACGTGTCGGCAGACCTCAGCAAGGGAGCGGGGCATGGCACAGCAGTGGGAGATCGACGGACCCAAGGTCCTCGACATCGGCGGCGAGGGCGAGACCGTCCACCGGCTCAAGGTGGGCTTGGTCGGCGGTCACGTCGACATCGTCACGCACGACGACTCGAGCACGGCACGACTGGAGGTGCACGAGGTGGTGGGGCGGCCGCTGCAGGTCACCTGGACCGGCTCGACCCTGAGGGTCAGCCACGTCAAGGAGGACGCGGACAACCTGTTCGAGAGCCTCAAGCAGAGCTTCGCCTCCTTCGGCAACCGGCAGCTCCGCGCCCGCGTGAGCCTGTCGGTACCGGCCGCAGCCGAGGTCAGCGTGAGCACCGTCAGCGCGGACGCCCTCGTCAACGGGGTGCGCGCCGAGGTCAGGGCCAACACCGTCTCCGGGTCGCTGACCCTCGACGACATCGCCGGTGACGTCAAGGCCAACACGGTCAGCGGCGAGGTGGAGTGCCACGGCCTGGCCGGCAACTTCACCGGCAAGTCGGTCAGCGGTCCGGTCACGGTCCAGGCCAGCCGGCTCGGGGCGATCAAGCTCAACACGGTCAGCGGAGACATCGCGCTGGACCTCACCAGCGGAGCCGCCCAGATCAGCTCCAACTCGGTCTCCGGCGACGTCACGGTGCGCATCCCGGCGGGCGGCGGCTTCGACGTGACCGCACACACCGCCTCCGGCCAGGTCGTCATCGACGGCCGGCGGGTCACCATCCCGGGCTCGAGGCGACCGGGTGGTCAGCTCAGCGAAGGCGACCGGGCGCTGGCGATCAAGGCCAACGCGGTCTCCGGCAACGTCGTGATGCTGCGCGCCGCAACCAGCGGCACCCCGCAGGACACGCCACCGGAGACACCCCAGGACAGCCCCCGCGACACGCCCCAGGACGTGCCCGGCGACACCGAGAGCGCCGCCGGATGAGCCCGGTCTTCGCCCACGGCCAGCTGCGGCTCTACCTGCTCGCGCTGCTCGAGGAGGGACCGCGTCACGGCTACGAGATCATCCGGGCCCTGGAGGAGCGGTTCAACGGGCTCTACTCCCCCAGCGCCGGCACGGTCTACCCGCGCCTGGCCAAGCTCGAGGAGGAGGGGCTCGTCGAGCGCTCCGAGGAGGGCCGCAAGGCGACCTACCGGATCACCGACGCCGGTCGGGCCGAGGTGCAGGCCCGTCAGCTCGACCTCGCCGACCTGCAGCAGGACCTCGACCACTCGGTCCGCGAGCTGGCCCAGCAGGTGCGCTCACGCGTGCACGGCAGTGCCACCGACCTGCGGGCCGAGCTCAAGGCGGCAGCCAAGGAGGCCAGGGCCAACGCGACGCCCGCGGGCACGGCGTACGACGCGGCGTGGCCGCTGGGCGAGTGGGGCAACGGCCCCGCCGCCCGCGACATCGAGGCGGCGATCAACGCCTTCCGCCACGACGTGCGCGACGCCGTCCGGCGGGTGCAGGCCGACAGCCAGAAGCGGCAGGAGGTGCTCGACATCCTGCACGACGCCGCGGGCCGCATCCGGGAGGTGCTGCAGCGCCGCTGAGGCTCAGGTGGTGATGACGACCTTGCCGAAGAGGTCTCCGGCGACCATCTTCTCGAAGCCCGCGCGGGCGTCGGCGAGGGCGAACTCGGAGTCGACAGCCGGGGTGATCCCCCGGCTGTCGACCAACCGGGCCAGGCGCTCCAGCTCCTGGCGGTTGCCCATCGTCGACCCGATCACCCGCAGCTGCTTGAAGTAGATCTTGGTCAGCTCCGCCCTGGCCGGCGCGTCGCCGGAGGTGGCGCCGGAGATGACGACCGTGCCGCCGGGACGCAGCGAGTTGATGGAGTGCGACCAGGTGGCCGCGCCCACGGTCTCCATCACGGCGTCGACCCGCTCGGGCAGCCGCGCGCCGGGCTCGAAGACCGCGTCGGCCCCGATCTCGAGGGCCTTGGCCCGCTTCGCCTCGTCCCGGCTGGTGGCCCACACCCGGTAGCCCGTGGCCGCCCCGAGCTGCACCAGCGCGGTGGCCACTCCCCCGCCGGCGCCCTGCACCAGCACGGTCGCGCCGGGCGTCAGGCCGGCGCTGGAGAAGAGCATCCGGTATGCCGTGAGCCAGGCCGTGCTCAGGCAGGCAGCGGTGTGCCAGCCGAGCCCGGCCGGCTTGGGCACGAGGTTGGCCGTGGGCACGAGCACCTTCTCGGCGAGCGTGCCGTCGTGCAGCTCGGACAACAGGGTCCGGCGCGGGTCGAGGGTCTCGTCGCCGTGCCAGCCCTCGCTGGCGACCACCGCGTGGACGATGACCTCGTTGCCGTCCTCATCCAGGCCCGCGCCGTCGCACCCCAGCACCATCGGCAGCCGGTCGGCGGGCAGGCCGACGCCCTTGAGCGACCAGACGTCGTGGTGGTTCAGGCCGGCGGCCTTGAGCCTGACGACCGACCAGCCCGGGCGCGGCTCGGGATCGGGGCGCTCCCCGATCACCAGGCCCGACAACGGGTCGGAGGCGGACTGGCTGGCGGCATAGGCGGCGAGCATGTCCCGACCCTAGCCAAACCGGTCAGGCCAGGCCCGCCACGGCCGCGGCAACGGCCGGCGCACACCGCTCGTCGAAGACGCTGGGCACGATCTCCTCCGCGGTGGGCTCCTCGACCAGGTCCGCGATGGCATGGGCGGCCGCCACCTTCATCGCCTCGGTGACCTGCGGGACGCCGGTGTCGAGGGCGCCGCGGAAGATCCCCGGGAAGGCCAGCACGTTGTTGATCTGGTTCGGGAAGTCCGAGCGCCCGGTGGCGACCACCGCGGCATACCGGGAGGCGACCGAGGGGTGCACCTCCGGGTCGGGGTTGGCCAGGGCGAAGATGACCGAGCCCGGGGCCATGCGGGCGATGTCGGCCTCGGGCACCGAGCCGCCGGAGACGCCGATGAACACGTCGGCGCCCACGAGGGCGTCGGCGAGCGAGCCGGTCAGCCCGCGCGGGTTGGTCGTCGCGGCGAGGCGGTGCTTGTGCTCGGCCAGGTCCGAGCGGCGCGGGGAGATGATGCCGCGGGAGTCGCAGACGACGATGTCGCCGATGCCGGCCCGGCTCAGCAGCCGGGCCACGGCGACCCCGGCCGCACCGGCGCCGGAGATGACCACCCGCAGCGACGCCAGCGGACGGCCCACCACCCTGGCGGCGTTGACGAGCCCGGCGAGCACCACGATCGCGGTGCCGTGCTGGTCGTCGTGGAAGACGGGGATGTCGAGGCGCTCCTGCAGCCGGCGCTCGATCTCGAAGCAGCGCGGGGCCGAGATGTCCTCGAGGTTGATCCCGCCGTACGTGGGGGCGATCCGGGCGATGGCGTCGACGAGCTCGTCCACCGTGCCGGACTCCATGCACACCGGAACGGCATCGACGTCGGCGAAGTGCTTGAACAGCACCGCCTTGCCCTCCATCACGGGCATCGCTGCGAGCGGCCCGATGTCACCCAGACCGAGCACCGCGGTCCCGTCCGTGACCACCGCGACGGTGTTGCGGCGAGCGGTGTAGCGGGCCGCCAGCGAGGGGTCGGCCGCGATGGCACGGGAGACGTCGGCGACACCGGGGGTGTAGAGCAGGGACAGGTCACGCCGGTCACGCAGCGGCTTGGTGGCGGTGACCGCCAGCTTGCCGCCCTCGTGGGCGCGGAAGACCGGGTCGGACGGGTCGAACGCGTGGATCGGGAACGACGGGTGAGCAGACATGACACCTCTTCGACATGGAGCGAGCACGCAGGGAGATCAGAGAACTCGAAGCCTGGGTGGTGGCTACTGACACGTCGCGGGGGGTGGCCCGCTGCGTCCGATGGTGCCACAGGCCAGGCACACCGGCACACCGCCACCACCGGACTGTGACGCGGGTCGCGGTGGCGGCCAGTCGCGATCGAATGGGTATGCATGACCCTGCATGATGATGCGATAGCATCTCCCCGCGCGTCCGGACCAACCCGGACATGACCGGACTTCCGGACACCGCAGCCATCCCACGACCCGGGCGGGGTCACACCCGTGTCACGGAGGTGACTGAAGTCTCGCCCTGCGCAAATTGCGGGTGGCAGGATGATTCCGTCCGGCGTACATCAGTTTGAAGAGCTTCCACGAAGGAGCACCTCGATGACCCGTCCTTCCTCCCCTGTCCTCCGCGCCGCTGTCGGCGTCGCGGTGGCGAGCCTCGCCCTCAGCGCGTGCGGTTCGAACACCCTTTCGTCGGGCGGGTCAACCTCCAGCGGGCCGGCACCGACCGCGACCAAGAACGCCGCCCTGGCCGCCAAGCTCCCGGCCAAGATCAAGTCCTCGGGCGAGATCGTCATCGGCACTGACGCCACCTACGCCCCCAACGAGTTCCTGGCCACCGACGGCAAGACCGTCCAGGGCATGGACGTCGACCTGTTCAACGCCGTGGCCCAGGAGTTCGGCGTCAAGGCCAGGTTTGTGCCGGCCAACTTCGACTCGATCATCCTCGGCGTCGACAGCGGCAAGTACGACATGGGCATCTCCAGCTTCTCGATCACCGATGAGCGCAAGAAGCAGGTCAACATGGTCAGCTACTACACCGCGGGCACGCAGTGGATCGCCGCCAAGGGCAACCCGAAGAAGGTCAACCCCGACGACGCCTGCGGCCTCAACGTGGCCGTCCAGAAGGCCACCACCCAGCTCGACGACGTGACGGCGCGCAGCAAGAAGTGCACGAGTGCCGGCAAGAAGCCGATCAACATCATCGTCGAGGTCGGACAGGACAAGGTGACTGCCGACGTCACCAGCGGGAAGGCCGACGCGATGCTCGCCGACTCCCCCGTCGGGCTCTACGCCGTCAAGCAGACCGGTGGCGAGCTCGAGGCCGTCGGCTCGATCTACGACTCGGCGCCCTACGGCTACGTCATCCCCAAGAGCGAGACCGAGTTCGGCAACGCCCTGGTCGAGGCTCTCAAGCAGCTGGAGAGCTCCGGCGGCTACAAGCAGGCCCTGGCCAAGTGGGGCATCCAGACCGGCGCCATCAACAACTTCGCCCTCAACCCGTGATGAGTGCGACGACCGACACGAGCCGGCCGGGCGTGATCCACGCCCGGCCGGTGAGGCACCCCTGGCGCTGGGTGGCACTCGCCATCATCGCCGTGATGGTGGCCATGCTGCTCAGCTCGTTCCTCACCAACGACAAGTGGAACTTCCCCTTCGCACTCCAGGTGATGAATCAGAGCCCGGTGCTCGAGGGCCTCTACAAGGGCACCATCCTCGGCACTGTCGGCGCCATGATCATCGGCGTCATCCTCGGCGTCATCATCGCGATCATGCGCCTGTCCTCGAACCCGGTCCTGCGAGGCGTGTCGTTCGTCTACACCTGGTTCTTCCGCGCGATCCCCCGTTACGTCCTCCTGGTGATCATCGGCACCGGCCTGGGGTACCTCTACCACACCCTCGATGTCGGGGTGCCGTTCGGCAAGCAGATCGCCGGCGTGTTCGGCCTGCAGAGCGACCTGACCTTCTTCCACCTGACGACCGACGAGATCGTCGGCGGACTGGTGGGTGGCATCATCGGCCTCGGGCTGTCCGAGGCCGCCTACATGGCGGAGATCGCGCGCGCGGGCATCCTCTCGGTCGACGTCGGCCAGAGAGAGGCCGCCCAGGCGCTCGGCATGAGCAGCAGCAAGACCATGCGTCGCATCGTGCTCCCGCAGGCCATGCGGGTGATCGTGCCCCCGACCGGCAACGAGACCATCGCGATGGTCAAGGACACCTCGCTGCTGGTGGCCATCCCGGTGATCACCGAGCTCTTCTACCAGGCCAGTGCCATCGGCTCCCGCACGCTGAAGATCATGCCCTCCTACGTCGCAGCGACCGCGTGGTACCTCATCGTGTGCAGCGTGCTGATGGTCGGCCAGTCCTACCTGGAGCGCTACTTCGGCCGTGGCTTCGGCCAGAAGGCGCCGAAGACGAGGCGGTTTGCCCGGCCGGGTGGGGCGGGAGGCGCGTGATGACCACTGGGACAACGTCCACTCCGCTGGTCCACGCCCTCAACGTCAGCAAGGCCTTCCACGGCAACGAGGTCCTCAAGGGCATCGACCTGGACGTGCACAGGGGTCAGGTCGTCTGCCTGCTCGGCCCTTCCGGGTCGGGCAAGACGACGTTCCTGCGCTGCATCAACCAGCTGGAGTCGCTCGACGGCGGACGCATCTGGGTCGATGGCGACCTGATGGGCTACGAGGACCGGGGCGGCACGCTGCACGACCTCACCGACCGTGCCATCGCCGCACAACGCCGCAACATCGGCATGGTCTTCCAGCGGTTCAACCTCTTCCCGCACATGACCGCGGTGCAGAACATCATGGAAGCCCCGATCCAGGTCAAGGGAGAGAACAAGGCCAAGGCGCGAGAGAGGGCCATGACGCTGCTCGAGCGCGTGGGGCTGTCGGACAAGCCCGACGCCTACCCGTCCCAGCTCTCCGGCGGCCAGCAGCAGCGGGTCGCCATCGCTCGTGCACTGGCCATGAACCCCAAGCTCATGCTGTTCGACGAGCCCACCTCGGCGCTCGACCCCGAGCTGGTCGGTGAGGTCCTGGCCGTCATGCGCCAGCTGGCCCGCGACGGCATGACCATGATCGTCGTCACCCACGAGATGGTCTTCGCCCGCGAGGTGGCCGACCACGTGGTCTTCATGGACGGCGGCGTCGTCGTCGAACAGGGCGACCCGCGATCGGTCATCGACAACCCGCAGCACAACCGCACCCGGACCTTCCTCGGCAGGATGCAGGCCGAGTACAAGCCCGCGGTGGAGCACGTGCCGGACGTCATCCCCGGCACTGTCCCCAAGGCTCCGACGAGCGTCGACTGACGGTGCTGCGCCTCGGCATCGCCCTCGTGCGTGGTCGCTCCATGGAGCCGACCCTGCACGAGGGCGATCGCCTGCTCGTGCTGCACGGGGCGCGCGCCCGGGTGGGCCGGCTGGCCGTGGTCCGGCTGCCGCCCGGCCCTGACGGCCCGCGCCCGCTGGCGGTCAAGCGCGTGACCGGACGCGACCCCGGCGGCGGTGACGGCTGGTGGGTCGAACGCGACAACCCCCGCGAGGGCGTGGACTCCTGGCAGGTCGGCGCGATCCCCCCCGGCGACGTGCAGGCGCTGGTCCTCGGGCGGGTGCCCGGCCGCCGGGCGCTGGCCACGATGGCGCTCGGGACACTGCTGCTGAGCCGCCGTCGCCGACGGGGATGACGCGGGGTAGGTTGACCGGGTACGCCCGATCGTCCGCAGAAAGGGATCCCCGTGATGTTCTCCCGCTTGTTTGCCGCCCCGGTCGAGGTCAGCGCCCACTGCGACCTGCCCTGTGGTGTCTACGACCCCGCCCAGGCCCGCATCGAGGCCGAGTCCATCAAGGCGATCATCGCCAAGGTGGCCGACAACGACGACGCCGACTTCCGCGTCCGCGCGACCATCATCAAGGAGCAGCGTTCCGAGCTCGTGAAGCACCACCTCTGGGTGCTGTGGACCGACTACTTCAAGGCCCCGCACTTCGAGAAGTACCCCCAGCTGCACACCCTCTTCAACGAGGCCACCAAGCTGGCCGGCGCGACCGGCACCAAGGGTGAGTTCGACGCCGCCAAGGCCGACGAGCTGCTCGCCAAGATCGCCGAGATCGACACGATCTTCTGGGAGACCAAGAAGGCCGCCTGAGCCTTCGGCCACCAGACGAAGGGCCGCCGCACCCCTGGGGTGCGGCGGCCCTTTCGCGTGTATGCCGGGTGGCCGCCCCGGGTGCGCCGCGCACCCAGGACGGACCACCCGGCATACCGGGCTCACTTCAGGTAGACGATGCCGTCCGTGGTGATCGTCGGCCGGCCGGCGGTGGCGAGGTTGACCACCTTGACCGTGTGCGTGGCACTGGTCGACCAGGTCCTGGCCCAGATCGCGTTGCGGTAGAGGGCCGTGCTGGAGCGGAGGTCGACCGTGGCCACCTTGACCCCGTCGACGTAGACCGCGGCCTGGCCCGAGCTGGAGGCCCGGGACACGACCCAGGCCACCGACCTCCCGGTGAACTTCCAGGTCAGCGAGGCGTTGAGGGCGCTGGTGGACAGCGAGTAGCCGCCGAGGTAGCTGCTGCTGCTGCGGGAGGTCCAGCTGCCGCTGCGCACCGCCGAGGTCTCCTGCAGGATCGCCGGCGTGACCACCGTCGAGGCTGACCCCGTGTTACCTGCCGCGTCGGTCGCCTTGAGGGCGAACGTGGTGCTGACGCCCGGGCGGGCCGCCGTGGCCCACGACGTCGTCGTGGGTGCGAAGGTCGCCGCCGACGGCGCTGTCGCCTGCACCTGCCGGAGCAGGGCGTTGTCGGACGCCTTCCACACCAGCGTCATCGGCGCGGACGTCGAGGCGACCGTGCCGCCGCGGAGCCCGGCATACGGCCTGGTGGGGAACGTCGGCGCGGCGGTGTCGCCCACGACCGTGCTGGCCCCCGAGGTGGCCGCCTTGCCGGTGAACTGCGTGGCGCGGACTGCGACCGTGTGTTTGCCCGGCGTGAGGGTGGCCTGCAGCGAGGTGGCGCCGGTGGTCGAGGTCGCGGCGACGGTCCCGTCGACGAGCAGCTCAGAGCGGGAGACCAGGGCGAGCGGGCTGCCAGCGGTCCAGCTGACCGTGACCGGGCCGCGGGTGTAGTACGTGCCGCTTACGGCCGTCGCACCGGAGATGCCGGTGATGCGCACGCCCGAGGGCGGACCGGCAGCCCAGGTGCGCAGCGTCGGCAGCTGGGCATAGACCCCGTCGCCGGGGCACTGCGTGGCGAAGCCGTCACGGTGCCCGGAGAGCGCCTGGAAGGTGTAGGTGTTTCCGTGGACGAACCGGGGCGGGGTCTCGGTGGTGGTGTCGCCGCGGTAGGTGAGCACCTGGCCGGTCTGGTCCGCCGTGTAGCGCGCGAAGCCGAGCTTCCAGGCCACGAGCCGGGCGATGCTCTGCTCGGCCGCACTGCTGGCGCCGGCGGTGCCGGTGTAGGTGCCGATCACGGCGATGCCGGCGCTGTCGGTGTTGAACCCGTAGGTCTGGGCGCCGATGACCGGCTGGTCCATGCCGCCGTAGCGGCCCTCCCAGAGCTGGCCGCACTTGTCGACGAGGAAGTTGTAGCCGATGTCGTCCCAGCCCATGGTGTCCACGTGGTACGCGTAGATGCTGCGGATCACGGCTTTGGACCCGTTCGGCCCGTCGGCGCCGTTGGTGCCCGGGCCACACGTGTAGTCGTTCGCGCCGTCAGTGTGGTGGACGAAGACGACCTTGACCGCCGTCCCGTAGTCCGGGGACGCCGTGCGTCGCTTGGTCTCGTCCGCACCCCAGTCGGCGCGCGTGGCGATCGGCGGCATGGGCGCGGTCGAGGTGGCCGGCGGGGGCGTCGTCGTGCTCGTCGTGGTGCTCGGCGCGGTGGTGGTCGTCGACGAGGCCGTGGTCGGCGGCGCCGTTGTCGTCGAGGCCGTGGACGTGTCCGTCGAAGTGGTCGCCGTGGCCGTGTCCGTCGTCGAGCTGGACGTGCCCGTGCCCGTGGCCGTGTCGGTGGAGGTGCTGGTTGTCGCCGTGTCCGTCGATGTCGCGGTCGCCGTGTCAGTGGCGGACTGGACGAAGGCCATGTTGGCCACCCGGGCGCCACCGGCGTGGCCCGGGTCGACCAGCGCCAGCTTCATGCCAGCCGGCAGCTGCCGGCTCGGCTTGCCGGCGACCCGCAGCTGCACCCCGTTGGACGGGCCGACCCACAGCGGGGCTGTGCCGCCGCGCGCCTTCGCGCCCTCACTGCCGTCCGGTGCGTCCTCACCCTGCGGGTTGACGGCGTGCCAGCCGGACCACTGGCCGGAGGAGGCGGACCGCACCCGCACCTCGACGGTGCCGTCGAGCCGGGTGCGCGCCTGGTCCCACGTCACGCCCACGAGGCTGAACGGCTTCGTGGCGCGTTGCGGCACGTCCACCCGGGAGCTGCCCGGGGTGGCGCTCAGCGCCACCTGCTCGACGTCGGCGTGCACCGGGCCGCGCACCGGCGCCCACGACATGGCCGGGGCGCCGTGCCGCGGGGACGCCACGGCCGTCAGGCAGCCCGTCACGACCGCGGCCGCCAGTCCGGCACCCAGAATCGTCTTGCGCTTGGAAAGCCTTGCCACTGAAGGGAGTTCCCGCCCCACCAAACCCTCACTCTCACGCTGCCAGGGCAGCGCGAGATCGCTGCCGCTGCAGCATAGGGCCTTCCGGACAAACCGGACGGTCACATTTCGGACGCGCGCATCCCACCACCCCGGGAGCCGGAAGAGTACGGTGCCCCCGCGGCTGCCCGCCGCAGTCGATCACCGCCGTGGAGGTCCTCATGGATCATGACGAGATCCATCGCACTGCACCCCCGGCCCGGACCGGTCTCATGGTCCTCGCCGGGATCCTCGTGGCCGCACCGATCCTGGCCCTGGTGTGGGTGTCGAGCTATGCCAAGGACGGGCCGCAGCTGGGCGGCTTCCCGTTCTTCTTCTGGTACCAGCTGCTCTGGGTCTTCCTGACCTCGGGCTGCACCTACGCCGCCTACCGCATCGTGCTGGCGGCGCGGCCGCACCGACCGATGGACGGCGGAACCACACCTGAGCGTGAAGGGGCACTGCGATGACCCACAGCCTGGCCACTGCCTCGGGGAGCAGCACCGGCGTCAACGGCGTCGCCCTGACCGTGCTCATCATCGTGTTCGTCGCCGTCACGGTCATGGGCTTCATGGCCACGCGCTGGCGCCGCCCGAAGAGCATGTCCAGCCTCGACGAGTGGGGCCTCGGAGGCCGCGGCTTCGGCACGTGGGTCACCTGGTTCCTGCTGGGAGGCGACCTCTACACGGCATACACGTTCGTCGCGGTCCCCGCGGCGATGTTCGCCACCGGGGCGGTCACCGGCTTCTTCGCGGTGCCCTACACGATCGTGCTCTACCCGATCATCTTCGTCTTCCTGTCCCGGCTGTGGTCGGTCAGCCACCGGCACGGCTACGTCACGGCGGCCGACTTCGTCCGCGGCCGCTACGGCTCGCGCGGGCTGTCGCTGGCGGTCGCCCTCACCGGCATCCTCGCGACGATGCCGTACATCGCGCTGCAGCTGGTCGGCATCCAGGCGGTGCTCGAGGTCATCGGCCTCGGTGGCTCCGGCAACACGCTGGCCAAGGACCTGCCGCTGCTCATCGCCTTCGCGGTGCTGGCGGCCTACACCTACTCCAGCGGCCTGCGCGCCCCGGCGATCATCGCCTTCGTCAAGGACACCCTGATCTACCTGGTCATCATCGTCGCCGTGATCTACCTGCCGTCGAAGTTCGGCGGCTGGGGCCACATCTTCGACGCGGCGCAGACCAAGATGGCCAAGCCCAACCCGGCCACCGGCAAGCCGACGGGGTCGTTCATCCCGACGGACAAGCAGTTCTGGGCCTACGCCACCCTCTCGCTGGGGTCGGCGCTGGCGCTGTTCATGTACCCCCACTCGATCACCGGCGTGCTGTCGTCCAAGTCCCGCAACACGATCCGGCGCAACGCCTCGATCCTGCCGGCCTACAGCTTCGTGCTGGCCCTG is a genomic window containing:
- the mctP gene encoding monocarboxylate uptake permease MctP, with the translated sequence MTHSLATASGSSTGVNGVALTVLIIVFVAVTVMGFMATRWRRPKSMSSLDEWGLGGRGFGTWVTWFLLGGDLYTAYTFVAVPAAMFATGAVTGFFAVPYTIVLYPIIFVFLSRLWSVSHRHGYVTAADFVRGRYGSRGLSLAVALTGILATMPYIALQLVGIQAVLEVIGLGGSGNTLAKDLPLLIAFAVLAAYTYSSGLRAPAIIAFVKDTLIYLVIIVAVIYLPSKFGGWGHIFDAAQTKMAKPNPATGKPTGSFIPTDKQFWAYATLSLGSALALFMYPHSITGVLSSKSRNTIRRNASILPAYSFVLALLALLGWVAIAAGTKPIGLDGKPNAQLVIPQLFEDSFPSWFAGVAFAAIAVGALVPAAIMSIAAANLFTRNVYREWLRPDASHEQEAKVSKLVSLLVKFVALIFVLTMDKQNAINFQLLGGIWILQTFPAVVFGLYTRWFHRWALLAGWAVAMVYGTITAYNQVNPVTGQHFGTSVATIEGIGQMGYIAFTAFILNIVVAAVITLLLRAVKAPEGEDATIKGDYFADAGDPKVSDLPELVH